The Pectinophora gossypiella chromosome 10, ilPecGoss1.1, whole genome shotgun sequence genome contains a region encoding:
- the LOC126370366 gene encoding E3 ubiquitin-protein ligase RBBP6-like, whose translation MMMMETKIPNLRRVIQILKTKPDGSSKSTNEYKNKYEDSGKSKYDDESSSNDKSTTIGGGQKTTTETDWKSKNQGTNEYKNKNVSKGKDTRTVDADGTIRQDSENSSKGTSSSRSKSNSDYTSTTKTKTEPVNKSPQDSGPVPIQEKPAGPARPDTVIIGPPIGRPYPPPYDSSTYEGTSRTKSSYDSSNDGTSQSDNKSSYVQKPDGSSKSTNEYKNKYEDSGKSKYDDESSGNDKSTTIGGGQKTTTETDWKSKNQGTNEYKNKNVSKGKDTRTVDADGTIRQDSENSSKGTSSSRSKSNSDYTSTTKTKTEPVNKSPQDSGPVPIQEKPAGPARPDTVIIGPSIGRPYPPPYDSSTYEGTSRTKSSYDSSNDGTSQSDNKSSYVQKPDGSSKSTNEYKNKYEDSGKSKYDDESSGNDKSTTIGGGQKTTTETDWKSKNQGTNEYKNKNVSKGKDTRTVDADGTIRQDSENSSKGTSSSRSKSNSDYTSTTKTKTEPVNKSPQDSGPVPIQEKPAGPARPDTVIIGPPIGRPYPPPYDSSTYEGTSRTKSSYDSSNDGTSQSDNKSSYVQKPDGSSKSTNEYKNKYEDSGKSKYDDESSGNDKSTTIGGGQKTTTETDWKSKNQGTNEYKNKNVSKGKDTRTVDADGTIRQDSENSSKGTSSSRSKSNSDYTSTTKTKTEPVKTSPQDKGPVPIQEKPAGPARPGTVIIGPPIGRPYPPPYDSSTYESTSRTKSNSDSSNDGTSQSDNKRSYVQKPDGSSKSTNEYKNKYENSGKSKYDNESSGNDKSTTIGGRRKTTTETDWKSKNQGTNKYKNKNVSKGKDTRTVDADGTIRQDSENSSRGTSSSRSKSNSDYTSTTKTKTEPVKKSPQDTTGSVPVSSNDQVQPAGPARPGTVIVGRPIVPIVRPYPQPDETHTYEGTSRTKSSYDSSNDGTSQSDNKSSYVQKPDGSSKSTNEYKNKYENSGKSKYDNESNGNDKSTTIGGGRKTTTETDWKSKNQGTNEYKNKNVSKGKDTRTVDADGTIRQDSENSSKGTSSSRSKSNSDYTSTTKTKTEPVKTSPQDKGPVPIQEKPAGPARPGTVIIGPPIGRPYPPPYDSSTYESTSRTKSNSDSSNDGSSQSDNKRSYVQKPDGSSKSTNEYKNKYENSGKSKYDNESSGNDKSTTIGGGRKTTTETDWKSKNQGTNEYKNKNVSKGKDTRTVDADGTIRQDSENSSRGTSSSRSKSNSDYTSTTKTKTEPVKKSPQDTTGSVPVSSNDQVQPAGPARPGTVIVGRPIVPIVRLYPQPDETHTYEGTSRTKSSYDSSNDGTSQSDNKSSYVQKPDGSSKSTNEYKNKYENSGKSKYDNESNGNDKSTTIGGGRKTTTETDWKSKNQGTNEYKNKNVSKGKDTRTVDADGTIRQDSENSSKGTSSSRSKSNSDYTSTTKTKTEPVKTSPQDKGPVPIQEKPAGPARPGTVIIGPPIGRPYPPPYDSSTYESTSRTKSNSDSSNDGSSQSDNKRSYVQKPDGSSKSTNEYKNKYENSGKSKYDNESSGNDKSTTIGGGRKTTTETDWKSKNQGTNEYKNKNVSKGKDTRTVDADGTIRQDSENSSRGTSSSRSKSNSDYTSTTKTKTEPVKKSPQDTTGSVPVSSNDQVQPAGPARPGTVIVGRPIVPIVRPYPQPDETHTYEGTSRTKSSYDSSNDGTSQSDNKSSYVQKPDGSSKSTNEYKNKYENSGKSKYDNESNGNDKSTTIGGGRKTTTETDWKSKNQGTNEYKNKNVSKGKDTRTVDADGTIRQDSENSSKGTSSSRSKSNSDYTSTTKTKTEPVKTSPQDKGPVPIQEKPAGPARPGTVIIGPPIGRPYPPPYDSSTYESTSRTKSKSDSSNDGTSQSDNKRSYVQKPDGSSKSTNEYKNKYENSGKSKYDNESSGNDKSTTIGGGRKTTTETDWKSKNQGTNEYKNKNVSKGKDTRTVDADGTIRQDSENSSRGTSSSRSKSNSDYTSTTKTKTVPVKKSPQDTTGSVPVSSNDQVEPAGPARPGTVIVGRPIVPIVRPYPQPDETHTYEGTSRTKSSYDSSNDGTSQSDNKSSYVQKPDGSSKSTNEYKNMYENSGKSKYDNESNGNDKSTTIGGGRKTTTETDWKSKNQGTNEYKNKNVSKGKDTRTVDADGTIRQDSENSSKGTSSSRSKSNSDYTSTTKTKTEPVKKI comes from the exons atgatgatgatggaaacgAAGATACCCAACCTGCGCCGAGTCATCCAGATCCTGAAGACA AAACCAGATGGATCATCCAAATCAACCAACGAGTATAAGAACAAGTACGAAGATTCTGGAAAGTCAAAATACGACGACGAGTCAAGCAGTAACGATAAATCAACGACAATTGGAGGAGGACAGAAAACAACAACGGAAACCGATTGGAAGTCAAAGAACCAAGGAACCAACGAATACAAGAACAAGAACGTTTCGAAAGGCAAAGACACCAGAACCGTAGATGCTGACGGCACTATCCGCCAGGATTCGGAGAATTCGTCTAAAGGTACTTCATCCTCCAGATCTAAATCTAATTCGGACTATACGTCAACAACCAAGACTAAAACTGAACCAGTCAACAAGAGCCCTCAGGACAGTGGGCCTGTACCCATTCAAGAAAAACCAGCTGGACCGGCAAGACCGGACACTGTAATTATTGGCCCACCAATTGGACGTCCATATCCTCCACCTTATGATAGTAGCACTTATGAAGGCACGAGCCGAACTAAGTCTAGCTATGATTCGAGCAATGACGGTACATCGCAGAGTGACAACAAAAGTTCATATGTCCAGAAACCAGATGGATCATCTAAATCAACCAACGAGTATAAGAACAAGTACGAAGATTCTGGAAAGTCAAAATACGACGACGAGTCAAGCGGTAACGATAAATCAACGACAATTGGAGGAGGACAGAAAACAACAACGGAAACCGATTGGAAGTCAAAGAACCAAGGAACCAACGAATACAAGAACAAGAACGTTTCGAAAGGCAAAGACACCAGAACCGTAGATGCTGACGGCACTATCCGCCAGGATTCGGAGAATTCGTCTAAAGGTACTTCATCCTCCAGATCTAAATCTAATTCGGACTATACGTCAACAACCAAGACAAAAACTGAACCAGTCAACAAGAGCCCTCAGGACAGTGGGCCTGTACCCATTCAAGAAAAACCAGCTGGACCGGCTAGACCGGACACTGTAATTATTGGCCCATCAATTGGACGTCCATATCCTCCACCTTATGATAGTAGCACTTATGAAGGCACGAGCCGAACTAAGTCTAGCTATGATTCGAGCAATGACGGTACATCGCAGAGTGACAACAAAAGTTCATATGTCCAGAAACCAGATGGATCATCCAAATCAACCAACGAGTATAAGAACAAGTACGAAGATTCTGGAAAGTCAAAATACGACGACGAGTCAAGCGGTAACGATAAATCAACGACAATTGGAGGAGGACAGAAAACAACAACGGAAACCGATTGGAAGTCAAAGAACCAAGGAACCAACGAATACAAGAACAAGAACGTTTCGAAAGGCAAAGACACCAGAACCGTAGATGCTGATGGCACTATCCGCCAGGACTCGGAGAATTCGTCTAAAGGTACTTCATCCTCCAGATCTAAATCTAATTCGGACTATACGTCAACAACCAAGACTAAAACCGAACCAGTCAACAAGAGCCCTCAGGACAGTGGGCCTGTACCCATTCAAGAAAAACCAGCTGGACCGGCTAGACCGGACACTGTAATTATTGGCCCACCAATTGGACGTCCATATCCTCCACCTTATGATAGTAGCACTTATGAAGGCACGAGCCGAACTAAGTCTAGCTATGATTCGAGCAATGACGGTACATCGCAGAGTGACAACAAAAGTTCATATGTCCAGAAACCAGATGGATCATCCAAATCAACCAACGAGTATAAGAACAAGTACGAAGATTCTGGAAAGTCAAAATACGACGACGAGTCAAGCGGTAACGATAAATCAACGACAATTGGAGGAGGACAGAAAACAACAACGGAAACCGATTGGAAATCAAAGAACCAAGGAACCAACGAATACAAGAACAAGAACGTTTCGAAAGGCAAAGACACCAGAACCGTAGATGCTGACGGCACTATCCGCCAGGATTCGGAGAATTCGTCTAAAG GTACTTCATCCTCCAGATCTAAATCTAATTCGGACTATACGTCAACAACCAAGACTAAAACTGAACCGGTCAAAACAAGCCCTCAAGACAAAGGGCCTGTGCCCATTCAAGAAAAACCAGCTGGACCGGCTAGACCGGGCACTGTAATTATTGGCCCACCAATTGGACGTCCATATCCTCCACCTTATGATAGTAGCACTTATGAAAGCACGAGTCGAACTAAGTCCAACTCTGATTCGAGCAATGATGGTACATCGCAAAGTGACAACAAAAGGTCATATGTCCAGAAACCAGATGGATCATCTAAATCAACCAACGAGTATAAGAACAAGTACGAAAATTCTGGAAAGTCAAAATACGACAACGAGTCAAGCGGTAACGATAAATCGACGACAATCGGAGGACGACGGAAAACAACAACGGAAACCGATTGGAAGTCAAAGAACCAAGGAACTAACAAATACAAGAACAAGAACGTTTCGAAAGGCAAAGACACCAGAACCGTAGATGCCGATGGCACTATCCGCCAGGATTCGGAAAATTCGTCTAGAGGTACTTCATCTTCTAGATCTAAATCTAATTCGGACTATACGTCAACAACCAAGACTAAAACTGAACCAGTCAAAAAGAGCCCTCAGGACACAACAGGGTCTGTGCCCGTTTCAAGCAACGATCAAGTACAACCAGCTGGACCGGCTAGACCGGGCACTGTAATTGTTGGCCGACCAATCGTGCCAATCGTTCGGCCATATCCTCAACCAGATGAAACTCACACTTATGAAGGCACGAGCCGAACTAAGTCTAGCTATGATTCGAGCAATGACGGTACATCGCAGAGTGACAACAAAAGTTCATATGTCCAGAAACCAGATGGATCATCTAAATCAACCAACGAGTATAAGAACAAGTATGAAAATTCTGGAAAGTCAAAATACGACAACGAATCAAACGGTAACGATAAATCGACGACAATCGGAGGAGGACGGAAAACAACAACGGAAACCGATTGGAAGTCAAAGAACCAAGGAACTAACGAATACAAGAACAAGAACGTTTCGAAAGGCAAAGACACCAGAACCGTAGATGCCGACGGCACTATCCGCCAGGATTCGGAGAATTCATCTAAAGGTACTTCATCCTCCAGATCTAAATCTAATTCGGACTATACGTCAACAACCAAGACTAAAACTGAACCGGTCAAAACAAGCCCTCAAGACAAAGGGCCTGTGCCCATTCAAGAAAAACCAGCTGGACCGGCTAGACCGGGCACTGTAATTATTGGCCCACCAATTGGACGTCCATATCCTCCACCTTATGATAGTAGCACTTATGAAAGCACGAGTCGAACTAAGTCCAACTCTGATTCGAGCAATGATGGTTCATCGCAAAGTGACAACAAAAGGTCATATGTCCAGAAACCAGATGGATCATCTAAATCAACCAACGAGTATAAGAACAAGTACGAAAATTCTGGAAAGTCAAAATACGACAACGAGTCAAGCGGTAACGATAAATCGACGACAATCGGAGGAGGACGGAAAACAACAACGGAAACCGATTGGAAGTCAAAGAACCAAGGAACTAACGAATACAAGAACAAGAACGTTTCGAAAGGCAAAGACACCAGAACCGTAGATGCCGATGGCACTATCCGCCAGGATTCGGAAAATTCGTCTAGAGGTACTTCATCCTCTAGATCTAAATCTAATTCGGACTATACGTCAACAACCAAGACTAAAACTGAACCAGTCAAAAAGAGCCCTCAGGACACAACAGGGTCTGTGCCCGTTTCAAGCAACGATCAAGTACAGCCAGCTGGACCGGCTAGACCGGGCACTGTAATTGTTGGCCGACCAATCGTGCCAATCGTTCGGCTATATCCTCAACCAGATGAAACTCACACTTATGAAGGCACGAGCCGAACTAAGTCTAGCTATGATTCGAGCAATGACGGTACATCGCAGAGTGACAACAAAAGTTCATATGTCCAGAAACCAGATGGATCATCTAAATCAACCAACGAGTATAAGAACAAGTATGAAAATTCTGGAAAGTCAAAATACGACAACGAATCAAACGGTAACGATAAATCGACGACAATCGGAGGAGGACGGAAAACAACAACGGAAACCGATTGGAAGTCAAAGAACCAAGGAACTAACGAATACAAGAACAAGAACGTTTCGAAAGGCAAAGACACCAGAACCGTAGATGCCGACGGCACTATCCGCCAGGATTCGGAGAATTCATCTAAAGGTACTTCATCCTCCAGATCTAAATCTAATTCGGACTATACGTCAACAACCAAGACTAAAACTGAACCGGTCAAAACAAGCCCTCAAGACAAAGGGCCTGTGCCCATTCAAGAAAAACCAGCTGGACCGGCTAGACCGGGCACTGTAATTATTGGCCCACCAATTGGACGTCCATATCCTCCACCTTATGATAGTAGCACTTATGAAAGCACGAGTCGAACTAAGTCCAACTCTGATTCGAGCAATGATGGTTCATCGCAAAGTGACAACAAAAGGTCATATGTCCAGAAACCAGATGGATCATCTAAATCAACCAACGAGTATAAGAACAAGTACGAAAATTCTGGAAAGTCAAAATACGACAACGAGTCAAGCGGTAACGATAAATCGACGACAATCGGAGGAGGACGGAAAACAACAACGGAAACCGATTGGAAGTCAAAGAACCAAGGAACTAACGAATACAAGAACAAGAACGTTTCGAAAGGCAAAGACACCAGAACCGTAGATGCCGATGGCACTATCCGCCAGGATTCGGAAAATTCGTCTAGAGGTACTTCATCTTCTAGATCTAAATCTAATTCGGACTATACGTCAACAACCAAGACTAAAACTGAACCAGTCAAAAAGAGCCCTCAGGACACAACAGGGTCTGTGCCCGTTTCAAGCAACGATCAAGTACAACCAGCTGGACCGGCTAGACCGGGCACTGTAATTGTTGGCCGACCAATCGTGCCAATCGTTCGGCCATATCCTCAACCAGATGAAACTCACACTTATGAAGGCACGAGCCGAACTAAGTCTAGCTATGATTCGAGCAATGACGGTACATCGCAGAGTGACAACAAAAGTTCATATGTCCAGAAACCAGATGGATCATCTAAATCAACCAACGAGTATAAGAACAAGTATGAAAATTCTGGAAAGTCAAAATACGACAACGAATCAAACGGTAACGATAAATCGACGACAATCGGAGGAGGACGGAAAACAACAACGGAAACCGATTGGAAGTCAAAGAACCAAGGAACTAACGAATACAAGAACAAGAACGTTTCGAAAGGCAAAGACACCAGAACCGTAGATGCCGACGGCACTATCCGCCAGGATTCGGAGAATTCATCTAAAGGTACTTCATCCTCCAGATCTAAATCTAATTCGGACTATACGTCAACAACCAAGACTAAAACTGAACCGGTCAAAACAAGCCCTCAAGACAAAGGGCCTGTGCCCATTCAAGAAAAACCAGCTGGACCGGCTAGACCGGGCACTGTAATTATTGGCCCACCAATTGGACGTCCATATCCTCCACCTTATGATAGTAGCACTTATGAAAGCACGAGTCGAACTAAGTCCAAGTCTGATTCGAGCAATGATGGTACATCGCAAAGTGACAACAAAAGGTCATATGTCCAGAAACCAGATGGATCATCTAAATCAACCAACGAGTATAAGAACAAGTACGAAAATTCTGGAAAGTCAAAATACGACAACGAGTCAAGCGGTAACGATAAATCGACGACAATCGGAGGAGGACGGAAAACAACAACGGAAACCGATTGGAAGTCAAAGAACCAAGGAACTAACGAATACAAGAACAAGAACGTTTCGAAAGGCAAAGACACCAGAACCGTAGATGCCGATGGCACTATCCGCCAGGATTCGGAAAATTCGTCTAGAGGTACTTCATCCTCTAGATCTAAATCTAATTCGGACTATACGTCAACAACCAAGACTAAAACTGTACCAGTCAAAAAGAGCCCTCAGGACACGACAGGGTCTGTGCCCGTTTCAAGCAACGATCAAGTAGAACCAGCTGGACCGGCTAGACCGGGCACTGTAATTGTTGGCCGACCAATCGTGCCAATCGTTCGGCCATATCCTCAACCAGATGAAACTCACACTTATGAAGGCACGAGCCGAACTAAGTCTAGCTATGATTCGAGCAATGACGGTACATCGCAGAGTGACAACAAAAGTTCATATGTCCAGAAACCAGATGGATCATCTAAATCAACCAACGAGTATAAGAACATGTATGAAAATTCTGGAAAGTCAAAATACGACAACGAATCAAACGGTAACGATAAATCTACGACAATCGGAGGAGGACGGAAAACAACAACGGAAACCGATTGGAAGTCAAAGAACCAAGGAACCAACGAATACAAGAACAAGAACGTTTCGAAAGGCAAAGACACCAGAACCGTAGATGCCGATGGCACTATCCGTCAGGATTCGGAGAATTCGTCTAAAGGTACTTCATCGTCCAGATCGAAATCTAATTCGGACTATACGTCAACAACCAAGACTAAAACTGAgccagtgaaaaaaatataa